AGTCCGCGCCGTCCTCGTCACCGCAGACGACACGATGCTGGTCATCCGCCGTACCCGGCCCGGCATCCCCGAATACTGGGTCCTGCCCGGCGGCGGCGTCGAACCCAGCGACGAGTCCCGGGAGGCGGCCCTCCATCGGGAGATCCACGAGGAGATCGCGGGGAAGGCCGACATCATCCGCCTCCTCCACACGATGGAGTCCGACGATGAGCGGCAGCTCTTCTACCTCGCGCGCATCGCGACCTGGTCCTTCGACGATCGCACCGGTCCCGAGTTCAGCGCCGAAGGCCGCGGCGAGTACGCGCTAGAGGAGATTCCGTTGACCACGGAGGGGCTCGACGGTATCGACCTCAAGCCCGAGGAGATCACCCACGTCCTATGGGGAGCCATCAATGCGGGAAGCCTCGGAGTCGAGGCATCGCTCTGAACCTCTGAGTACGTCAGCACGCCATCAGGGCCGACTCTGAGATGAGTCGGCCCTGATGGCGTCCGTACGCGCTCCGGGCTTAACGTCGCGCCTTGATTTCGCACGTCCTGGGCGTAGTAACGGGAGCCGAGCCCCGCCCGCGTCTCCTCAAGCCGAGCGGCGCTGCTACTGGACCAGCCGGAGCACCGGCTTCTGTTCCTGAACGTCCAGCAGGTTCTGCACCCTCTCGCTTGTCCACGCCAGCTCATGAGCCAGTCGGGAGATCGATAGGCCAGCTTCGCTGGCAGCCAGCTCGAAGGCCCGGCCAAGCAGCGAAGGCCGTTCACCAGGGAAGTTCGAGACGGATTCGGCGGTGAAGCCCGGCTGGCCGTCGAGAGCGCGTAGACGCTGGTACGTCCGGCTGGCGGTCGCGTCGGAGATCAGCCCCAGCTCGCGGCATCGGTAGACGAGCGAATGGAGGGAGACTCCCCAGACCCCCCTGAGCTCGGCCAGGCGTGCAAGATCCATTCGCCGAGGCAGGAACGACAGGATGCTGTCCTGGGGGGTCAGGAACTCGGCGGCGAAGGCATCAGCCTGCTTCTCCTGACGGCTGTCACCGGTGGCATCGGCGTGAAGCACGAGGTGGCCGAGCTCATGGGCAGCTGTGAACCTGTGCCGGTAGATGTCGTCGGCCCGGGCGGCGGTCAGAACGACGAGTGGCCGTGCTGCGCGGGTGGAGAAGGCGTCCACGCTCGCGGCGGAGGGATCGCTGGCAGGCGGCATAACCACCACGATCCCGTGGGCCTCCATCCGCCTCACCAGATGCGTGACAGGGCCGTCGCCGAGGCGCCAGCGCTCGCGGAGCTCACGGGCAGCGGAAGCGGGGTCGGTGGACAGCTCTTCGCCAGGATGGACCTCCCCGCCGGCGAATCCGGGCAGATCGACGAGAGGCAACTGAACCCGCTGTTCCAGCGCGTACGTGAGCTCCCAGACCTGCTCGGCGAACGCGAGCGCACGTTCCCGCTGGGACTTCGGTGTGCTGCGCAGGCTTCGGAAATGCGCCATGGAAGCGTCAAGCCGATTAGCCGGCCTCCCCAGCAGGAAGAACGTCACGGGAACCCCGAGGACCTCTGCGAGCCGGGGGATCAAGTCAGGTCGTGGCTTCGACACCCCTGTCTCGTACTGCCCCACGGCTGCAGGCGTCACCCCGAGCCCGGCCGCCACGTCCTTCTTCGTCATCTCCGCCAGACGGCGAGCTTGCGTCACCCGGGTGGGATCGAAGAGGTCGTAGACGGCGCGGGGCGTGACGCCTCGTTCTTCCGTACCGGGAATGAGGTCTTGCTTAGTGGGTCGCATCGTCTTCGCTGCTCTGGTCCTCAATGGGTTCTGCCTCGGTCTGCACGGGTACCTGCAGGGCTTGGTCCGAGGCGGTACGAGAGGACAGCGTAAGGGTGGGTTCGAGTCCTTCGGCGAAGCCGGTGTGTGCCGTGACCTGGCCCGGAATGCTGATCGGGCGCAGCGTGTACGAGGTGACCTCCTGAGGCAGGTGGAGCGGCTCCGGATCGGTTGCCCACTCCAGCTGCCGGTTCATCCCGAGCGCCGCGATGCCCCAGTACGCCTCAAGGAGCTCGGAGGCGTTGCAGGCGAAGGGAACCAGAACCAGCTGGGTGCCCTCCGGGACTGTCGCCAGAGCGCCGCGCGGCTCGGCGATCGGGACGGCCGGCCCGAAGTCGAGGTCGAACGGAACCTGAGTGTGCTTCGGCGGCGGTGCGAACGTGAAGAGTTCCCGCACCAGCCGGGACCGGCTGGGGATGCGTGCGCTACGTACGTCCGACTTGGTGTTGGAGTACCGGAACGGGTAGATCAGCCCCTTGCCGATAAGCATCAGCTCGTACGAGAAGCCGAATGGCTTGACCGCGCGGGCGCCAGGAACCTGCTTCAGTTCGTCCTGAAGCCGCTCGTACTGGTTCTCGTACCGGCTGGTGCCGTAGACGCGGGTGGTGCGGGAGCCGGCTTGTTCCTGCGCGGCCTGTGCGTTGGCCTGCATGTTGCGAAGGCCCTGCCCGACGCGGCAGCGTGTATCTGCTGCTTGCTCGCCGAACACGTCGGTCGTCCACAGTGACGAAGGCATACTCATGCGGACGACTCCTCGGGTCGGACTACGCATCGAAGCATTCCAGTTCGGCTTTGACTTTAGTTGATGTCAAAGATTTTGCACAACTGCTTTGGTGCTCGGCGTTTCTGTTGCCCATTCGTCACTGGCGTGCCCCGAGGAGGTCGTGGCGCGTGGAGGAGATGCTGGGCCATTGAGCATGGGTGCTGGAGTCTGTGCTCCCTGCCCGGGAGCTGTCTGTTCCCTGAAGGAACAAGGCAGGCGTTCCCTGAGTGAACGCCTGCGCCGTTCCCTCAGGGAACGGCGCAGGCGTGGTTGAACTTGCCTCGACCGGCTGATGGCTGCGTTCCTCTGGCCCAGACCTCTCACAGGCGGCGAGCCAGAGTGGGCTCCTCGGGGTGAGGTTCAGCGCGTGCGGCGCTGCAAGCGGGTGTTGATCGGGCGGTAGGCGGCCGACGGGGATGCCGGGGCGCTGCTGGTGGTGCCAGCGGTCAGGTCGGCGAGGCGGTGGAGGCGCCAGGTGAGGACTTCGCTGAGGCTGGTGGCGGTGTCGGTTTCCTTTCGGACGGTGGCTTGGGTGAGGAGAGCGGTGGGCTTGTGGCCGACGGCTTCAGCCCGCGCGAGGGTGGCGGCGAGAGACGGCCAGCCGGGCTCCGCGAGAATCTGTTCGGCCAGCTCGGGAAGAGCCCGGCGCAGTGTGTTTTCCTGTCGGCGACGCAGAGTCTCATTCAGCCGTCCCCCGCGCTGCCGAAGCGTGGTCAGGGGCTCGGTGGCGGTGGCCCGGTAGGCAGTGCGGAGGTGCGTGACGGTCTGGCGGGCGGCTTCAGC
The DNA window shown above is from Streptomyces sp. Alt3 and carries:
- a CDS encoding NUDIX hydrolase; amino-acid sequence: MMERVRAVLVTADDTMLVIRRTRPGIPEYWVLPGGGVEPSDESREAALHREIHEEIAGKADIIRLLHTMESDDERQLFYLARIATWSFDDRTGPEFSAEGRGEYALEEIPLTTEGLDGIDLKPEEITHVLWGAINAGSLGVEASL
- a CDS encoding helix-turn-helix domain-containing protein — its product is MRPTKQDLIPGTEERGVTPRAVYDLFDPTRVTQARRLAEMTKKDVAAGLGVTPAAVGQYETGVSKPRPDLIPRLAEVLGVPVTFFLLGRPANRLDASMAHFRSLRSTPKSQRERALAFAEQVWELTYALEQRVQLPLVDLPGFAGGEVHPGEELSTDPASAARELRERWRLGDGPVTHLVRRMEAHGIVVVMPPASDPSAASVDAFSTRAARPLVVLTAARADDIYRHRFTAAHELGHLVLHADATGDSRQEKQADAFAAEFLTPQDSILSFLPRRMDLARLAELRGVWGVSLHSLVYRCRELGLISDATASRTYQRLRALDGQPGFTAESVSNFPGERPSLLGRAFELAASEAGLSISRLAHELAWTSERVQNLLDVQEQKPVLRLVQ